A stretch of Deinococcus sedimenti DNA encodes these proteins:
- a CDS encoding DedA family protein, whose amino-acid sequence MAEWVQNLMDSMGYLGILLLMVLENVFPPIPSELIMPSAGFAASRGDLNLVLVILMGTLGSVIGTLPLYYVGRAFGEDRLVAWADKHGKWLTLSGKDIKKADDWFDRHGSKAVLFGRMVPGIRSLLSLPAGMSEMPMPKFLLFSAIGSALWASVLAGAGFLLGEHYDRVEEYVGPASKIILGVLVVAAAAWFLRRKREQEHAEA is encoded by the coding sequence ATGGCTGAGTGGGTTCAGAATTTGATGGACAGCATGGGGTACCTGGGGATCCTGCTGTTGATGGTGCTGGAGAACGTGTTTCCGCCGATTCCGAGTGAGTTGATCATGCCGTCGGCGGGGTTCGCGGCGTCGCGTGGGGATCTGAATCTGGTGCTGGTGATTCTGATGGGGACGCTGGGGAGTGTGATCGGGACGTTGCCGCTGTATTACGTGGGGCGGGCGTTCGGTGAGGACCGTCTGGTGGCGTGGGCAGATAAGCACGGGAAGTGGTTGACGCTGAGCGGCAAGGACATCAAGAAGGCCGACGACTGGTTTGACCGGCATGGGTCGAAGGCGGTGCTGTTCGGGCGGATGGTGCCGGGGATCCGGTCGCTGCTGAGTCTGCCGGCGGGGATGAGTGAGATGCCGATGCCGAAGTTCCTGCTGTTCAGCGCGATCGGGTCGGCGTTGTGGGCGTCGGTGCTGGCGGGGGCGGGGTTCCTGCTGGGTGAGCATTACGACCGGGTTGAGGAGTACGTGGGTCCGGCGAGCAAGATCATTCTGGGGGTGCTGGTGGTGGCGGCGGCAGCGTGGTTCCTGCGCCGCAAGCGCGAGCAGGAGCACGCCGAGGCTTGA
- a CDS encoding HAD-IA family hydrolase, whose product MTIKAVIFDFDGTILDTETPEFTHWQALYRQHDRELHLHDWQRGIGTWDAFDPWLGLPDHIQQDRHATHEQLRADIHHTIQNSDLRPGVRHVLDAIRPAGLRLALATSSDRAWVARWLHQHGLYDHFETLATRDDVTRVKPDPELYTLATHQLGLKPHECLAVEDSLNGATAAAAAGLHVVVVPNDVTRTQAFLPEWGRVDGYDGGLESLLATVRG is encoded by the coding sequence ATGACCATCAAAGCCGTGATCTTCGACTTCGACGGCACCATCCTCGACACCGAAACCCCCGAATTCACCCACTGGCAGGCCCTCTACCGCCAACACGACCGCGAACTCCACCTCCACGACTGGCAACGTGGCATCGGCACCTGGGACGCCTTCGACCCCTGGCTCGGCCTCCCCGACCACATCCAACAGGACCGACACGCCACCCACGAACAACTCCGCGCCGATATCCACCACACCATCCAGAACAGCGACCTCCGCCCCGGCGTCCGACACGTCCTCGACGCCATCCGACCCGCCGGACTCCGCCTCGCCCTCGCCACCAGCAGCGACCGCGCCTGGGTCGCCCGCTGGCTCCACCAGCATGGTCTGTACGACCACTTCGAAACGCTTGCCACCCGCGACGACGTCACCCGCGTCAAACCCGACCCCGAGCTCTACACCCTCGCCACCCACCAACTCGGCCTCAAGCCTCACGAATGCCTCGCCGTCGAAGACAGCCTCAACGGCGCCACCGCCGCCGCTGCCGCCGGACTCCACGTCGTCGTCGTGCCCAACGACGTCACCCGCACACAAGCCTTCCTGCCCGAATGGGGACGCGTCGACGGGTACGACGGGGGGCTGGAATCACTGCTGGCGACCGTTCGGGGCTGA
- a CDS encoding RtcB family protein, which produces MNGKHLVKLGLEKKAIALAQTAATQRETAGLTRDDILNELRAVQQNPAAYAAGGVYAPLAAELLAQQATVDARKGSELRAQPLPYPTWGADLIDPGAHRQMDVAMRLPISRAGALMPDAHVGYGLPIGGVLATENAVIPYGVGVDIGCSMMLSILPIQPDALRTDEATTLLLKHTRFGAGVAFEKRDRQDHEVLHESTWQDQPILRHLFDKAATQIGTSGSGNHFVEFGTLTLPTADLGLDPGEYLAVLSHSGSRGFGAQVAGHFTALAERHHPTLAPEAKKLAWLPLDHEDGQAYWQAMNLAGRYALANHHLIHTRLARALNVTPLAQVSNSHNLAWKQTVNGQDLIVHRKGATPATQGQLGLIPGSMADPGYVIRGLGHDAALHSASHGAGRQLGRKAAANTLNKKDVQAYLTQRGVTLIGGGIDEAPQAYKRIQDVIARQTDLVNVIASFQPRVVRMDTGSEDI; this is translated from the coding sequence ATGAACGGCAAACACCTCGTGAAACTCGGCCTGGAAAAGAAAGCCATCGCCCTCGCCCAGACCGCCGCCACCCAGCGCGAAACCGCCGGACTGACCCGCGACGACATCCTGAACGAACTGCGCGCCGTGCAGCAGAACCCCGCCGCGTACGCCGCGGGCGGCGTGTACGCTCCGCTCGCCGCCGAGCTCCTTGCGCAGCAGGCCACCGTCGACGCCCGCAAGGGCAGCGAACTGCGCGCCCAGCCCCTCCCCTACCCCACCTGGGGTGCGGACCTGATCGACCCCGGCGCGCACCGCCAGATGGACGTCGCCATGCGCCTCCCCATCAGCCGCGCCGGAGCCCTCATGCCCGACGCGCACGTCGGTTACGGCCTCCCCATCGGCGGGGTCCTCGCCACCGAGAACGCCGTCATTCCCTACGGCGTCGGCGTGGACATCGGCTGCTCCATGATGCTCTCCATCCTCCCCATCCAGCCGGATGCACTGCGCACCGACGAGGCCACCACCCTCCTGCTGAAGCACACCCGCTTCGGCGCGGGCGTCGCCTTCGAGAAACGCGACCGCCAGGACCACGAGGTCCTCCACGAAAGCACCTGGCAGGACCAGCCCATCCTGCGCCACCTGTTCGACAAGGCCGCCACGCAGATCGGCACCAGCGGCAGCGGCAACCACTTCGTCGAATTCGGCACCCTCACCCTCCCCACCGCCGACCTCGGCCTCGACCCCGGCGAGTACCTCGCGGTCCTCTCCCACAGCGGCAGCCGCGGCTTCGGCGCGCAGGTCGCCGGGCACTTCACCGCCCTCGCCGAACGCCACCACCCAACCCTCGCCCCCGAAGCGAAAAAACTCGCTTGGCTCCCCCTCGACCACGAAGACGGACAGGCGTACTGGCAGGCCATGAACCTCGCCGGACGCTACGCCCTCGCCAACCACCACCTCATCCACACCCGCCTCGCCCGCGCCCTGAACGTCACGCCCCTCGCGCAGGTCAGCAACAGCCACAACCTCGCCTGGAAACAGACCGTCAACGGCCAGGACCTCATCGTCCACCGCAAAGGCGCCACCCCCGCCACCCAAGGCCAACTCGGCCTCATCCCCGGCAGCATGGCCGACCCCGGCTACGTCATCCGCGGCCTCGGCCACGACGCCGCCCTGCACAGCGCCAGCCACGGCGCAGGCCGCCAACTCGGCCGCAAAGCCGCCGCCAACACCCTCAACAAAAAAGACGTCCAGGCGTACCTCACCCAGCGCGGCGTCACCCTCATCGGCGGCGGCATCGACGAAGCCCCACAAGCCTACAAACGCATCCAGGACGTCATCGCCCGCCAGACCGACCTCGTGAACGTCATCGCCAGCTTCCAGCCACGCGTGGTCCGCATGGACACCGGGAGTGAGGACATCTGA
- a CDS encoding CapA family protein yields MKRFHCALLAGLLLTSGGREAPASGVVTLALGGDLSLARGVAQANAADWPATLRSVAPLLRADLATANLESPLTDAPRVTSGLDLRAPPRAAAALWPLTHLGVVNNHSRDAGPPGQEQSQGTLRRAGQTPVTAVPTIRVVRGQRIAFLAWLDDGAAPLPLATVRAAARQADAVIVLAHWGEEYGLTTTRQRTQARALVAAGATVIAGSGPHVLQGHEVLPGPRGPALVLYSLGNLLFDQPFPSAQVGAVVRVPLPDVTRACAAPTRTRAGRVTPASGPQRTQALTRLGLPACPEAR; encoded by the coding sequence GTGAAGCGTTTTCACTGCGCCCTGCTGGCGGGGCTGCTGCTCACGTCGGGCGGGCGGGAGGCCCCCGCGTCAGGCGTGGTCACGCTGGCGCTGGGCGGTGACCTGAGCCTCGCGCGCGGCGTGGCGCAGGCGAATGCCGCCGACTGGCCCGCCACGCTGAGATCCGTCGCGCCGCTGCTGCGCGCCGATCTGGCCACCGCGAACCTGGAATCCCCCCTGACCGACGCACCCCGCGTCACGTCGGGCCTCGACCTGCGCGCTCCACCCCGCGCCGCCGCCGCGCTGTGGCCCCTCACGCACCTGGGCGTGGTGAACAACCACAGCCGGGACGCCGGGCCGCCCGGGCAGGAGCAGTCGCAGGGCACGCTGCGCCGCGCCGGGCAGACCCCCGTCACCGCTGTCCCGACCATCCGCGTGGTGCGGGGGCAGCGGATCGCGTTCCTGGCCTGGCTGGACGACGGCGCGGCCCCCCTCCCCCTAGCGACCGTGCGGGCGGCGGCGCGGCAGGCGGACGCCGTGATCGTCCTGGCCCACTGGGGCGAGGAGTACGGCCTGACCACCACCCGGCAGCGCACCCAGGCCCGCGCGCTGGTGGCCGCCGGGGCGACCGTGATCGCCGGGAGCGGCCCGCACGTCCTCCAGGGACACGAGGTGCTGCCCGGCCCGCGCGGGCCCGCGCTGGTGCTGTACAGCCTGGGGAACCTGCTGTTCGACCAGCCGTTCCCGTCCGCGCAGGTGGGCGCGGTGGTGCGCGTGCCGCTGCCGGACGTGACGCGCGCCTGCGCCGCCCCCACCCGCACCCGCGCGGGCCGCGTGACGCCCGCCAGCGGTCCCCAGCGGACACAGGCCCTGACGCGCCTGGGACTCCCCGCCTGCCCGGAGGCCCGGTGA
- a CDS encoding DUF3160 domain-containing protein: protein MRPHLLLLTAALLGSALAAPTPYTLPVNLPRSPLVTGSADLGLDPLNAAQRSALSRSGFVITPAQWRQFDAAYENTRYANQPVFVTSDATLHVYHLIFDKLLRDLERESLAPAARRLTTLLVADSRRQLAALKGTPLEADARLTLAYLAVAQKLADPAVTPPAEVAALVAAELQLIGAHQGIAPSAIFSGTQMREDYSQYIPRGHYTKSEALKRYFRTMMWLGRMNLRVDKASETRVAGLLTSLMGANAEAQKLWARVYDPTALLVGRSDDLNYRQYAQALKAAAGGQVRRLADPAVLAAFQAELRKLPPPQVNSAVVVAKPGEGREVRDAQTLGFRLMGQRFTLDGAAFQRLVYREVGTDDQPRLLPRGLDLLAVLGSDAALNELRRSGQAKYANYEANMAKLRANFAALKPTDWTANVYSGWLYALQALAKPDPRDARYPAFMRTPAWTRKEMLTALGSWTELRHDTILYAKQTMAEMGAGEPPETPRGYVEPNPALWARLQTLEALTRRVLKDQGILSERTASNLDSLRGMLAFLNTATAKQLAGTPLTRDEYDRIHYFGGWLEEMKMASADPEDGENASEFDEDAIAAVVADVATGGDEVLEEGTGFIHELYAVVPDGRGGLQVARGGVYSQYEFTVPASGRLTDEAWRAQLRQGRVPPTHPWLDGVLVK, encoded by the coding sequence ATGCGCCCACATCTGCTCCTGCTGACCGCGGCCCTGCTGGGCAGCGCGCTGGCCGCCCCCACGCCGTACACGCTGCCCGTGAACCTGCCCAGATCACCGCTGGTGACCGGCAGCGCTGACCTGGGCCTGGACCCGCTGAACGCCGCACAGAGATCGGCGCTGTCCCGGAGCGGCTTCGTGATCACGCCCGCCCAGTGGCGGCAGTTCGACGCCGCGTACGAGAACACCCGCTACGCGAACCAGCCGGTGTTCGTCACGTCCGACGCGACGCTGCACGTGTACCACCTGATCTTCGACAAGCTGCTGCGCGACCTGGAACGCGAATCCCTGGCGCCCGCCGCGCGCCGCCTCACCACGCTGCTCGTGGCCGACTCGCGGCGGCAGCTGGCCGCCCTGAAAGGCACGCCGCTGGAGGCGGACGCGCGGCTGACGCTGGCATACCTGGCGGTCGCGCAGAAACTCGCGGACCCGGCCGTGACCCCGCCCGCCGAGGTCGCCGCCCTGGTGGCAGCGGAACTGCAGCTGATCGGCGCGCATCAGGGCATCGCGCCCTCGGCCATCTTCAGCGGCACGCAGATGCGGGAGGACTACTCGCAGTACATCCCGCGTGGGCACTACACGAAGAGCGAGGCGCTGAAACGCTACTTCCGCACGATGATGTGGCTGGGCCGCATGAACCTGCGCGTGGACAAGGCCAGCGAGACGCGCGTGGCCGGACTGCTGACGTCGCTGATGGGCGCGAACGCCGAGGCGCAGAAACTCTGGGCGCGCGTGTACGACCCGACCGCGCTGCTCGTGGGCCGCAGCGACGACCTGAACTACCGGCAGTACGCGCAGGCCCTGAAAGCGGCGGCCGGCGGGCAGGTGCGCCGACTGGCGGACCCGGCCGTCCTGGCCGCCTTCCAGGCCGAGTTGCGGAAACTGCCGCCCCCGCAGGTGAACAGCGCCGTGGTCGTCGCCAAACCCGGCGAGGGCCGCGAGGTGCGCGACGCGCAGACGCTGGGCTTCCGGCTGATGGGGCAGCGCTTCACGCTGGACGGCGCGGCCTTCCAGCGCCTCGTGTACCGCGAGGTCGGCACGGACGACCAGCCGCGCCTGCTGCCGCGCGGACTGGACCTGCTGGCCGTGCTGGGCAGCGACGCCGCGCTGAACGAACTGCGCCGCAGCGGGCAGGCGAAGTACGCGAACTACGAGGCGAACATGGCGAAACTCCGCGCGAACTTCGCCGCGCTGAAACCCACCGACTGGACCGCGAACGTGTATTCCGGCTGGCTGTACGCCCTGCAGGCCCTCGCGAAACCCGACCCGCGCGACGCGCGGTACCCGGCGTTCATGCGCACGCCCGCCTGGACGCGCAAGGAGATGCTGACCGCGCTGGGCTCGTGGACGGAACTGCGGCACGACACGATCCTGTACGCCAAGCAGACCATGGCCGAGATGGGCGCTGGGGAACCCCCGGAAACACCGCGCGGGTACGTGGAACCCAACCCGGCCCTCTGGGCGCGCCTCCAGACTCTGGAGGCCCTGACGCGGCGCGTGCTGAAAGACCAGGGGATACTCTCGGAACGCACCGCCTCCAACCTCGACTCGCTGCGGGGCATGCTGGCCTTCCTGAACACCGCGACCGCCAAGCAACTGGCGGGCACCCCGCTGACCCGCGACGAGTACGACCGCATCCACTACTTCGGCGGGTGGCTGGAGGAGATGAAGATGGCCAGCGCCGACCCCGAGGACGGCGAGAACGCCAGCGAGTTCGATGAGGACGCCATAGCCGCCGTCGTCGCGGACGTCGCCACCGGCGGGGACGAGGTGCTGGAGGAAGGCACCGGCTTCATCCACGAGCTGTACGCCGTCGTGCCCGACGGTCGCGGCGGGCTGCAGGTCGCGCGGGGCGGCGTGTACTCGCAGTACGAGTTCACGGTGCCCGCCTCGGGCCGCCTGACCGACGAGGCGTGGCGCGCGCAGCTCCGGCAGGGCAGGGTGCCGCCCACGCACCCCTGGCTGGACGGCGTGCTCGTGAAGTGA
- a CDS encoding UDP-N-acetylmuramoyl-L-alanyl-D-glutamate--2,6-diaminopimelate ligase — translation MRLAELADHLHAHLTPVGPDLNPEVTGVTHNADWVQPGSAFVAIRGARFDGHSFIDRVAQAGAVAVIGEGLPDGVTSPLPYLRVPSARAALADAAAGLAGHPSRQLRIVGVTGTDGKTTTSWLARHLLRAAGLRTGLLSTVGYELPDGALRHFPAHFTTPEAPQVQATLADMVAAGADAAVLEASSHALALERVRSVAWDVAVWTHLSSEHLDFHGTLENYFADKRRLVEAAPFAVLNVDDPWTAQLRGVAPAETTYSAEGQHADWRATDIEERSTGLHFHVLSPLGEFDAHLPMIGRFNVANALAALAAAAHLGAGWEALVAGLASFRGVPGRMELVPDARGRRVIVDFAHTPPSLEKALGTLRTTTTGRLIVVLGSAGGPRDPGKRAPLGEVATRLADHAIFTEEDCRDTPLADILREMERGAQEAGRTNFQAIPDRRDAIRAAMTLAQPGDTVLLAGKGPEDTLERAHETIPWNETQEALDALHLS, via the coding sequence ATGCGCCTTGCCGAGCTGGCCGACCACCTGCACGCCCACCTGACGCCCGTGGGGCCGGACCTGAACCCGGAGGTGACGGGCGTCACGCACAACGCCGACTGGGTCCAGCCGGGTTCGGCGTTCGTGGCGATCCGTGGGGCACGTTTCGACGGGCACAGCTTCATCGACCGGGTGGCGCAGGCGGGCGCGGTGGCCGTGATCGGCGAGGGCCTCCCGGACGGCGTGACCAGCCCCCTGCCGTACCTGCGCGTCCCGAGCGCCCGCGCCGCGCTGGCAGACGCCGCCGCCGGACTCGCCGGGCATCCCAGCCGTCAGCTGCGGATCGTGGGCGTGACCGGCACCGACGGCAAGACCACGACCAGCTGGCTGGCCCGGCACCTGCTGCGCGCCGCCGGGCTGCGCACCGGCCTGCTGAGCACCGTCGGGTACGAACTGCCGGACGGCGCGCTGCGGCACTTCCCGGCACACTTCACGACGCCGGAGGCCCCGCAGGTGCAGGCCACCCTGGCCGACATGGTCGCGGCGGGCGCGGACGCGGCGGTGCTGGAGGCCAGCAGTCACGCCCTCGCGCTGGAGCGCGTGCGGAGCGTCGCGTGGGACGTGGCCGTCTGGACGCACCTGAGCAGCGAACACCTGGACTTCCACGGGACGCTGGAAAACTACTTCGCGGACAAACGCCGACTGGTCGAGGCCGCGCCGTTCGCCGTGCTGAACGTGGACGACCCCTGGACCGCGCAGCTGCGCGGCGTCGCCCCCGCCGAGACCACGTACTCCGCCGAGGGCCAGCACGCCGACTGGCGCGCCACCGACATCGAGGAACGCAGCACCGGCCTGCACTTCCACGTCCTCAGCCCGCTGGGCGAGTTCGACGCGCACCTCCCCATGATCGGACGCTTCAACGTCGCCAATGCCCTGGCCGCCCTGGCCGCCGCCGCGCACCTCGGCGCGGGCTGGGAGGCGCTGGTGGCGGGCCTCGCGTCGTTCCGGGGCGTGCCGGGCCGCATGGAACTCGTGCCCGATGCGCGCGGGCGGCGCGTGATCGTGGACTTCGCGCACACGCCCCCCAGCCTCGAAAAAGCCCTGGGCACCCTGCGGACCACCACCACCGGCCGCCTGATCGTCGTGCTCGGCTCGGCCGGCGGCCCGCGCGACCCTGGCAAGCGCGCCCCGCTGGGCGAGGTCGCCACCCGACTCGCGGACCACGCGATCTTCACCGAGGAGGACTGCCGCGACACCCCGCTTGCTGACATCCTGCGCGAGATGGAACGCGGCGCGCAGGAGGCCGGGCGCACCAACTTCCAGGCCATTCCCGACCGCCGCGACGCGATCCGCGCCGCCATGACGCTGGCGCAGCCCGGCGACACGGTCCTGCTGGCCGGGAAGGGTCCCGAGGACACGCTGGAACGCGCCCACGAGACCATCCCCTGGAACGAGACGCAGGAGGCGCTGGACGCCCTGCACCTGAGCTGA
- a CDS encoding deoxynucleoside kinase — MYLAISGNIGSGKSTLTRMLAGRYGLRPVYEPYADNPYLEDFYGDMRRYSFHSQVYFLSRRLEQHLNLVTGARYVIQDRTVFEDANIFARNLYESGQMEERDWATYRSLYEGVLPALRVPDLLIHIDASLPTLKRRIAQRGRAYEQDIPEAYLGGLNRLYDSWVSGFDACPVVRVPGDQLDFVADPQAFEWVCQRVQANGYGLPLLR; from the coding sequence ATGTACCTCGCGATCTCCGGGAACATCGGCAGCGGCAAGAGCACCCTGACCCGCATGCTCGCCGGGCGCTACGGCCTGCGCCCCGTGTACGAACCCTACGCGGACAACCCGTACCTGGAGGACTTCTACGGCGACATGCGCCGCTACTCCTTCCACTCGCAGGTGTACTTCCTGTCGCGGCGGCTGGAGCAGCACCTGAACCTCGTAACCGGCGCGCGCTACGTCATCCAGGACCGCACGGTGTTCGAGGACGCCAACATCTTCGCGCGGAACCTCTACGAGAGCGGGCAGATGGAGGAGCGCGACTGGGCCACGTACCGCAGCCTGTACGAGGGCGTGCTGCCCGCCCTGCGCGTCCCGGACCTGCTGATCCACATTGACGCCAGTCTCCCCACCCTGAAGCGGCGCATCGCGCAGCGCGGCCGCGCCTACGAGCAGGACATTCCCGAGGCGTACCTGGGCGGCCTGAACCGCCTGTACGACAGCTGGGTGTCGGGCTTCGACGCGTGCCCGGTCGTGCGCGTCCCCGGCGACCAGCTGGACTTCGTGGCGGACCCGCAGGCCTTCGAGTGGGTGTGCCAGCGCGTGCAGGCCAACGGGTACGGCCTGCCCCTGCTGCGCTGA
- a CDS encoding deoxynucleoside kinase, with protein MYVVVEGPIGVGKTSLARRLAARHNAELNLEIVEENPFLAKFYEQPDAYSFQVQAFFLLSRFKQLSALWQPGLYRDSVVSDYLFDKDFIFASMNLRDAEFALYEDLYSHLSPRLPTPDLVVYLRADTDELLRRIALRGRPFEQDMQAEYLANLTGRYDEYFRTYEHPHLIIDAAGIDFVNNPEHEQQILAQVDHAVRAGQAAD; from the coding sequence ATGTACGTCGTCGTCGAAGGGCCCATCGGGGTCGGAAAAACAAGCCTCGCCCGGCGGCTCGCCGCGCGCCACAACGCCGAACTGAACCTGGAGATCGTCGAGGAGAACCCATTCCTGGCGAAGTTCTACGAGCAGCCCGACGCGTACTCCTTCCAGGTGCAGGCGTTCTTCCTGCTGTCGCGCTTCAAGCAGCTCTCGGCGCTGTGGCAGCCGGGTCTGTACCGCGACTCGGTCGTCAGCGACTACCTGTTCGACAAGGACTTCATCTTCGCGTCCATGAACCTGCGCGACGCGGAGTTCGCGCTGTACGAGGACCTGTACTCGCACCTGTCCCCGCGCCTGCCCACCCCGGACCTCGTGGTGTACCTGCGGGCCGACACCGACGAACTGCTGCGCCGCATCGCGCTGCGCGGCCGCCCCTTCGAGCAGGACATGCAGGCCGAGTACCTCGCCAACCTCACGGGGCGGTACGACGAGTACTTCCGCACGTACGAGCACCCGCACCTGATCATCGACGCCGCCGGGATCGACTTCGTGAACAATCCCGAGCACGAGCAGCAGATCCTGGCGCAGGTCGATCACGCCGTGCGCGCCGGACAGGCCGCGGACTGA
- a CDS encoding SPFH domain-containing protein → MNELQQAPTPTPHGGVSTRSGVASVERAAFGLPGVPVFLVWLLAALGTVTLLIAQIFPVAVLALGLLTFTLIGFFIVQPNQATNLTLFGRYVGTERRNGLYWTNPLTVRKSVSLRIRNFNSERLKVNDLAGNPIEIAAVIVWRVVDTARAVFDVEDYNAFVAIQAETALRHLASQYPYDEYSDTGMSLRGNADEIAEALGRELATRLRHAGVEVLEARLSHLAYSPEIAGAMLQRQQASAIIAARAQIVQGAVGMVQMALKELSDQDIVHLDEERKAQMVSNLLVVLTSERGTQPVVNAGSLY, encoded by the coding sequence ATGAACGAACTGCAACAGGCTCCCACCCCCACCCCCCACGGCGGCGTCTCGACCCGCAGCGGTGTCGCCAGCGTCGAACGCGCCGCCTTCGGCCTGCCCGGCGTCCCGGTCTTCCTGGTGTGGCTGCTCGCCGCGCTCGGCACCGTCACGCTGCTCATCGCGCAGATCTTCCCGGTCGCCGTCCTGGCCCTGGGACTGCTGACCTTCACCCTGATCGGCTTTTTCATCGTGCAGCCCAACCAGGCGACCAACCTCACCCTGTTCGGCCGCTACGTAGGCACGGAACGCCGCAACGGCCTGTACTGGACCAACCCCCTGACGGTCCGCAAGAGCGTCAGCCTGCGCATCCGCAACTTCAACAGTGAACGCCTGAAAGTCAACGACCTGGCCGGCAACCCCATCGAGATTGCCGCCGTGATCGTCTGGCGGGTCGTGGACACCGCCCGGGCCGTGTTCGACGTCGAGGACTACAACGCGTTCGTCGCCATTCAGGCCGAGACGGCGCTGCGGCACCTCGCCAGCCAGTACCCCTACGACGAGTACAGCGACACCGGCATGAGCCTGCGCGGCAACGCCGACGAGATCGCCGAGGCGCTGGGCCGTGAACTCGCCACCCGCCTGCGCCACGCCGGCGTCGAAGTGCTGGAAGCCCGGCTGTCCCACCTCGCGTACTCCCCCGAGATCGCCGGAGCGATGCTGCAGCGCCAGCAGGCCAGCGCCATCATCGCCGCACGCGCGCAGATCGTGCAGGGCGCCGTGGGCATGGTGCAGATGGCCCTGAAGGAACTCAGCGATCAGGACATCGTGCACCTCGACGAGGAACGCAAGGCGCAGATGGTCAGCAACCTGCTCGTCGTCCTGACCAGCGAGCGCGGCACGCAGCCGGTCGTGAACGCCGGTAGCCTGTACTGA
- a CDS encoding S1C family serine protease: MTLPRTLGLTLLLCTGLGGAYLTGRVTAQRTLVTPDEINTVQVTQKALQAVVRVDTRLQREQLQPGDDPIETGTGFFYKKDLIVTNYHVVQFQESITVTLYNGRRVTARLEGVDPGIDIAILRVSGVTAPATLNFGSSARLIPGQKLMTLGTPFRIQNFVGSGVFSVTASARDVPRTDQLGSEISQYITTTASIQQGNSGGPVLDSRGLVVGVADLNAAPNSLVPGTIGIAIPADLVKQSLDDLEKIGVPQRGTLGATLVDLDSLDPALRQLAGLSSNQGALVDQVAAGSAAARAGLRGSLRNSKDQLLAPLGDIIVAVDGQGVRDAFDVIRLVATKRTGQTVTLDVWRNKKRVQVKVTLPKRTLQ; the protein is encoded by the coding sequence GTGACCCTGCCGCGCACGCTGGGCCTCACACTGCTGCTGTGCACAGGCCTCGGCGGCGCGTACCTGACCGGCCGCGTCACCGCGCAGCGCACCCTGGTGACCCCCGACGAGATCAACACCGTCCAGGTCACGCAGAAGGCTCTGCAGGCCGTTGTGCGCGTGGACACCCGGCTGCAGCGCGAGCAGCTGCAACCCGGCGACGACCCCATCGAGACCGGCACCGGGTTCTTCTACAAGAAGGACCTGATCGTCACGAACTACCACGTGGTGCAGTTCCAGGAATCCATCACGGTCACGCTGTACAACGGCCGCCGCGTCACCGCCCGTCTGGAGGGCGTCGACCCCGGCATTGACATCGCGATCCTGCGCGTCAGCGGCGTCACGGCCCCCGCCACGCTGAACTTCGGCTCCAGCGCCCGGCTTATTCCAGGGCAGAAGCTGATGACGCTGGGCACGCCGTTCCGCATTCAGAACTTCGTGGGCAGCGGGGTGTTCAGCGTGACCGCCAGCGCCCGCGACGTGCCCCGCACCGATCAACTCGGCTCGGAGATCAGTCAGTACATCACCACGACCGCTAGCATCCAGCAGGGCAACAGCGGCGGACCCGTGCTGGACTCGCGCGGGCTGGTGGTGGGTGTCGCGGATCTGAACGCCGCGCCGAACTCGCTGGTGCCGGGCACGATCGGCATTGCCATTCCGGCTGACCTGGTCAAGCAGAGCCTGGACGACCTGGAGAAGATCGGTGTGCCGCAGCGCGGCACGCTGGGCGCGACGCTGGTGGACCTGGACAGCCTGGACCCGGCGCTGCGGCAGCTGGCGGGCCTGAGCAGCAATCAGGGCGCGCTGGTGGATCAGGTCGCGGCGGGCAGCGCGGCTGCGCGCGCGGGCCTGCGCGGCAGCCTGCGCAACAGCAAGGACCAGCTGCTCGCGCCGCTGGGCGACATCATCGTGGCGGTGGACGGCCAGGGCGTGCGCGACGCGTTCGACGTGATCCGTCTGGTGGCCACCAAACGCACCGGGCAGACCGTGACACTCGACGTGTGGCGCAACAAGAAGCGCGTGCAGGTGAAGGTCACGCTGCCCAAACGCACCCTGCAGTAG
- a CDS encoding FmdB family zinc ribbon protein, with product MPTYLYKNLDTGEIYELQQSMRDEPYTAHPDTGVPVKRVLARPGIAFKGSGFYVNDTRKSGGDE from the coding sequence ATGCCCACCTACCTGTACAAGAACCTGGACACCGGCGAAATCTACGAGTTGCAGCAGAGCATGCGCGACGAACCCTACACCGCTCACCCCGACACCGGCGTGCCGGTCAAACGCGTCCTGGCCCGGCCCGGCATTGCGTTCAAGGGCAGCGGTTTCTACGTGAACGACACCCGCAAGAGCGGCGGCGACGAGTGA